From Hirundo rustica isolate bHirRus1 chromosome 1, bHirRus1.pri.v3, whole genome shotgun sequence, a single genomic window includes:
- the JMJD4 gene encoding 2-oxoglutarate and iron-dependent oxygenase JMJD4 — MDRATFARSTAFFRDPGNPSPASLPGGHVDFIDRVDSFTYSDFFRDYLLPNHPCIFSAKFTQDWGSRKTWVTPDGKPNFEHLLKEFGEAVVPVANCDVREYNSNPKERLPFKEFLEYWREYIGNGHRSSRGCLYLKDWHLSRDFPEQDVYTTPVYFSSDWLNEYWDAVAVDDFRFVYMGPKGSWTPFHADVFRSYSWSANVCGRKRWLLYPAGQEEFLKDCHGNLPFDVTAPELRDERIYPRFSRSQAPLEILQEAGEIVFVPSGWHHQVHNLEDTISINHNWVNGCNVAVMWCFLQDELAAVQREISQWKDPMDDWHLQCQLIMKSCTGIDYKEFYDFLKVVAENRVSILEKGLDEESSSQSNSKAAISTLGMLHAVFDLKRTVKVLSSLSANEDFRKLDLASLSPPPEVLLQHLESAIDTALL, encoded by the exons ATGGACAGAGCAACCTTCGCCCGTTCCACCGCTTTTTTCCGGGATCCGGGGAATCCTTCTCCAGCCTCTCTTCCCGGGGGCCACGTGGATTTTATCGACAGAGTCGATTCCTTCACTTATTCCGATTTTTTCCGGGATTATCTCCTTCCCAACCATCCCTGCATCTTCTCGGCCAAGTTCACCCAGGATTGGGGCAGCAGGAAAACCTGGGTGACGCCGGATGGGAAACCCAACTTTGAGCATCTCCTGAAGGAGTTCG GAGAAGCCGTGGTGCCCGTGGCCAATTGCGACGTCCGGGAATACAACTCCAACCCCAAGGAGCGGCTGCCCTTCAAGGAATTCCTGGAATATTGGCGGGAATACATCGGCAACGGCCACCGCTCCTCCCGCGGCTGCCTCTACCTCAAGGACTGGCACCTGAGCAG AGATTTCCCGGAGCAGGATGTTTACACCACTCCCGTGTATTTTTCCTCGGATTGGCTCAACGAATATTGGGATGCCGTGGCCGTGGATGATTTCCGGTTCGTCTACATGGGGCCCAAGGGATCCTG gaCGCCGTTCCACGCCGACGTCTTCCGCTCTTACAGCTGGTCGGCCAACGTCTGTGGCCGGAAGAGATGGCTCCTGTATCCCGCGGGACAGGAGGAATTCCTGAAGGATTGCCACGGGAATCTCCCCTTCGACGTGACGGCTCCGGAACTTCGGGATGAGAGGATTTATCCGCGTTTCAGCCGGAGCCAAGCCCCTCTGGAAATCCTCCAGGAAGCCGGAGAGATCGTCTTCGTTCCCAGCGGATGGCACCACCAGGTTCATAACCTG gaagACACCATTTCCATCAACCACAACTGGGTGAACGGCTGCAACGTGGCCGTCATGTGGTGCTTCCTGCAGGATGAGCTGGCGGCCGTCCAGAGGGAAATCAGCCAATGGAAAGATCCCATGGATGATTGGCACCTCCAATGCCAG CTGATCATGAAATCCTGCACGGGCATCGACTACAAGGAATTCTACGACTTCCTCAAAGTCGTCGCGGAGAACCGCGTCTCCATCCTGGAGAAGGGCCTGGACGAGGAATCCTCGTCCCAGAGCAATTCCAAGGCCGCCATCTCCACCTTGGGAATGCTGCACGCCGTCTTCGACCTGAAGAGGACGGTGAAGGTGCTGAGCTCGTTAAGCGCTAACGAGGATTTCCGGAAGCTGGATCTGGCTTCGCTCTCTCCTCCTCCCGAGgttctgctccagcacctggagtCGGCCATAGACACGGCCCTGCTCTGA